The genome window tgatatctccgataagttacagatatgtacatatacatgaatcaaaataaacaaacaagagggagccttcataaaggttgctcaggGGAAATCTCAGCAGTAGgcaaagccccagaaagaggaggcatcagagggtgatcattcggagccttagTACTGGGCAGAACTCCAGAAGGATGAAGcaccggaggttgatcatttggagcttcagtacgtggtacagccccagaagacgaaggcaataaaggcctttggaacaaacccacaaacctctgatgatcaagtaaaatctgaccatcagattcctgcagccgGTCAAggttcttcttcatgtttgtagcatagtcatgtgcaagcatgtgcaactgtttattctcatgcttgagccctctgatcttctgtttgagacttatcacttcagccgccaatgattcaacttggcgggttcaagcaaacagacgttgggccatattagacacagaacctgcacactgaacaccaagagccagagaatccttaacagccaactcatcagaccgtttggaaaatagtctgttatctctaggagtgagaaggttcctggccaccaccgcagcagttatatcattcttcatcacagagtccccaatggtaaaaggaccagtaggggataagaaggatgggcgccatatgttgtcttgatgagacatggctgcctcttcaccaaagttcaagtcaaaacgacggtcggatgggccagacattttcagaaatgatgaaggagaaatgaggtccaataaatctctgaagtacaaaaataaggggaaaattcctacaagcaataactctatgaacgtacttcttgcacacaattggtgcccctataaaagaaagggcagtagggccgtttgttcaaaaatcgaagaggcaccactctctggattTCGAGAAgcggattttcctgagtaaaatatgtcgacaatccccacacgcaacatcagcttatcgggtaccacagataactttgccaaagttctctgacaaagtttagacacataaattttaaaggtccagcttttctaccattacccacaagggtaaaagaacagcaccactgcttgataactggaaagtccttaTGTgcgtcaacctccgtgctccgtggcaaagtagactggcaaaaatgcccaacctttactcacattgtgaaaacactcccaacaggattacttgctcaaaaatcgaagaggcaccgctctccaaatctcgagagccagactctcaccaggattgctttctcaaaaatcgacaccgctctccgaatctcgagagccagactcccaccaggattgctttctcaaaaatcgaagagacaccgctctccgaatcttgagaacCAGACTTccaccaggattgctttctaaaaaatcgaaaaggcatcgctattcgaatctcgagagccagactcccaccaggattgctttctcaaaaatcgaagaggcaccgctctctaaatctcgagagctaaATCCCCAATaggattgtttgttcaaaaatcgaagaggcaacgctcttcgaatctcgagagccagatccccaacaggattgcttgttcgaaaaccgaagaggcactgctctcccaacttcgagagccagatttccttggataaaatttgtctgcaatcttcacacgcaacatcagctctccggataccacataccactttttcaaagtgctctgacaaagttaaaacacgtgaatcttgcagctcccactacattgctatgaccgagaagggtaaaggaacagcgttactactcgctgttgggacaattcctatatttgtcgacctccatcctccacagccaggcagacctgcaaataaaaaaaaaatgttcaacttttcttcacatccgagaatGCACTTTCAGCAAAgtttctcgaaatactcagcttattttccccccgataatacctctgtaaataagccacaccagagcaagagtatctcttatcatcagggttaaaagcaagagtatcacatatcatgctttttccttgtcttttcctttgcctttgttcttacctgcaatataaggagaaatagagcaatcactcagcacttggaatcaaactttcagtcaggaactgactgcctggaaccccttgcctgattacttacctggcatttctctcgagtactcatcttcaacatcttatgctttcagagaagataccacatctgcctgaggaacagatagggcaagtgagaaggatacaaggaagcatgtggagacaagcataacagaacacgtgccgattcatctattactttgtcaacaacaaaagtatcccatatcatcaaggtcgaacgcactcttgatttgatggacttgttttgatcctcaaattcttgagtcggccttatactccgaaggaaaccagaaaaccctccagcccagttcaagaataagcatgtggaaagttacttcttcaaaagcaaaagtatctcatatcatctcttctccatgtccttttctttgtccttgttgatGTCTACAGAACAAGGAGAAGGaaaacaatcagccggaacacGAGATTAAACTTTCGATCTGAGACTAActgcttggaactctgattgcttactttgtctgtcacctctttcggcagatctcctcgctcagagacttgggggactactattatagggtttgtatcgcgcttgaccaagcccgaaactacaagtaagcttcaagtgaaattgatacattaccttatgcatctcaatcggttaaagataccacccctggatggaggaaaagtatttccagagaatatgccacatctacttatgagacagataaggcaagtgaaaacgataccacacttcggtacttagaagtttcgtgattactcagcggcttggatcttgcaagtccccaaccgagaagcttccctcactcgggaacttaggggagcactgtttgtaccatacttgaccaatcccgaaactaccaagcaccggtcaacgttataccgtcaaggaccaagaagagtttccctccaaccaggaggccaatcacagcacaacacgtgtcaacaccaagaggccaatcacagggcgacacgtgtcaacatcaaaggccaatcacagcatgacacgtgtcaaggccagaacaaagctagaaactctcttctataaaaggagatcattctcccacaataatccctaatgtcatttgtactaaatcattcactagtactcacaaaatgagagcttgaacctatgtacttgtgtaaacccttcacaattaatgagaactcctctacttcgtggacgtagccaatctaggtgaaccatgtacatcttgtgtttgcttccctgtctctatccatttacatacttatccacactagtgatcggagcaatctagcgaaggtcacaaacttaacactttctgttgtaccaaagttctcactaattttgtgcatcaacatgtacaatCCTTTAAATTTTACACAAAAAAGTTTATTACTTTTATTTCTTTACTCTAATAGTTCACTTTTATAACATGCTAAAGTGTTCTTTTGGGAACCATATGAGAAAGAAAGGTTTCcttgattttatattaaaataaaattgagagaaaacgTTCGCTCttcatttggaaaagaaaagaaaaaaaatgagaaatttttagtgAGAGATTATAGCACCAGAAATCTTTAAGTCTACAATTCATATAAATTGAGGGTACTTGTGTCTATTTAGGTGAGGTTTTGAATATTTataaaagtttttataaaaactaacttttttgaaattaagggttaatttttggctatatttgataaattctCCCCACAAAGAGTGGTCAAAAggaaggagaaaagaagaaaaaaaaaaaaagagagaagaaaataagaaagagaaaaaaaaaggagaaaaaaaaagaaaagaaattatttttggttgtttgttttaggcccacacgggcaaagaaaaagaatatggTTAAGTTTGTTTCAGGCCCGCAGGAATTGTTGGTTGGCTTGTTTGGAATTGTTTTGTGACTGCGATTCGAGTGCTTGGACATGTGACCACTTGAGTGATaatactttgtttttgttcgttcattgctacaattgagataTGGAAATCTCGTCCGTTTAGTGATGGGTTCTTTCCATGCTCTTAACATTAGCCTGTCTGAATTATAACCAATTTGCCAGTTCTTTAGTCAAGTCCAGTTTCCTAGTTCGCTAGTTCGCCAGtaaagtcaagtcaagtcaagtttgcaTGCTTGCCAGTCCGCCTATCGGAGCTAGTCTGCATCTGCTTGTGCTGCAAACTCATGTCATATACTGCCATGAGTTTGatggggggtgttggaaaatattagtattttaggtattatATTGTTTGGGTTTTCTTATAGGGTTTAGTTTGGGCCTAGCATGTTAGTAGTAGGGTTAGGTTTGTTCGCTATAAATATAATGATTCGTATATCTGAAGAATAAGTTAGTCACGACGTAACCTCTTGGGGTTTTGTAGCCATTCCGAcattattcttattattttatagtCATGTAAAAGCAATTGGCTTTCCTCCTTGGTGTAAAACAGCACCAATTCCATTATTGGAAGCATCAGTTTCAATAATAAAGGCTTTGGAAAAATCTGGTAAAGCAGGAACTTGAGGAGATACCATGATATCTTTGAGAGCTTGGAATGCCCGAGTAGCTTCATCAGTCCACTTGAATGCATCCTTTTTTTGTTAGCACAGTGAGTGGTCCACAAATCTTTCCGTAATTCAGAATGAATTTCCGATAATATCCAGTGAGGCCAAGAAAACCCCTGAGAGCCTTAACCGAATGAGGAAAAGGCCAATCTTGGATGGATTTAAGCTTACTTGGATTTGCAGCCACCCTTTGCCGAGACACCACATGGCCCAAATATTCGATTTGTGATTTGCCAAAGTCAACCTTAGTTTTCTTGACAAACAATTGATGGTCTTGGAGAACTTTGAAAACTAGAGACAAATGGTGAAGATGGGATTCCCAAGAGCCACTGTACACTAGAGACAAGTGGTGAAGATAGGATTCTCAAGTAGGGTCGGAAAAACTCATTCATCAAACTTTGGAAAGTGGCAGGGGTATTAGTAAGCCCAAATGACATTACTAAAAATTCATAGTGACCATCATGGGTGCGAAATGTTGTCTTCTCAATGTCACTAGGATGGACCCCGATCTGATGATAACCTGCCCGCAAATCCAACTTCGAAAATAATTGAGCaccaaacaactcatccaataATTCATCAATTAAGGGTATAGGATACTTATCCTTGATTGTTATCAAATTTAGAGCTCTATAATCCATGCACATCCGCCAACTATTATCCTTCTTCTTAACTAGAAGAACTGGTGAAGAAAAGGGATTGTCACTAGCTTGAATAAAATCCGAATCCAATAATTCCTGAACACACTTTTCAATTTCAGATTTTTGTAAGGGACCATACCTATAAGGCCTTGCACTTGGAGGCTTGTTGCCTTCCGAAAGAGGGATTCTATGGTCATGCGATCTAGAAGGAGGTAGTGTGGTTGGTGTCTGAAAAACAGCAGCAAATTGAGATAATAAGCCATTTAACTCCGATTGCTGACTACCTGTGAGATCCCCAACCGTAGCAATCTGAGGCTCGGGTTCAATGAAGAAAAGAACTACACCAAAGGGACCCTGAGATAGCAATTTCTCCACCTGACAGGTTGAAATTGACATTGGTGAAGGTGGAGAACTAGAAAGACAATAGTGCTTCTTGCCCAATGTAAATTCCATTTGTCAAAGTCCCAAAGAATAGGACCTAGAGTTCTTAACCACTGAGCTCCCAAAACCACATCACAACCACCCAATTGGAGTACAAAGAAGTCAGAAATGTACTCATATTGTTGAATCTGCAACTTAGTTTGAGAACAACAACCCTTACTGGAAATAGCGCCCCCATTTGCAATCATTACCTCAAAAGAATTGTTAGAGTCAACCTTCCACCCCAATTGTTTGGCAATAGACAAACTAATGAAATTGTGTGAGCTACCCGAATCCAGCAACACAATGACTGGGCAATTCTTGATCAGTCCAGACACCTTCATAGTCTGAATATGTTGAGAGGCCGATGTGCCAAAAACTGCACAAGCCGTGATTTCGACCTGTCGGCCATAATGATCCTCACCATCGATATCCTCAATCCTATATTATTCAACATCCTATCAAGACAAGAAAGAGAAATTTCTTACCAAGACCGAAATAAAAGACGATAAGAAAGCAAGAAATCTCACTATGAAAGAGAGAATGGAAGACAAGaaccaagaaaagaaagagCGAAGTCTTACCGTGAAAGAGAATGGAGTACGAGAaaagagaagaggaagagagattcATTACGCCGAGGTGACACAGCCGTAAGAAATCTCTCTTCCGGCTCCTCCGGTGGCTGCCTTTGTATTTTGTTTGTAATCTATATAACGATAAAAGGGAACTAAAGAAGCAAACATCCAAGAACGCTGCTTCAGATGCCAACGGAATCAAAGGTGTAGATCAGATAAACGTACATTTTCGACCAGTACTGTAAAGGTTTCAGATAGCAAAACAGAAAACAGGTGTTAATTGTTGTACTGTGTTCCTGCTAGGGTGTATCATATCTGCATTTTTCTAAGACGTTCATTTTATTCTTAATTATCTTTCAGGTTTTGGTACATCCATTTGCTTTAAGGTTTATATATGATGCCGCGAACATATACATTGGTTGCACATTGCTTGGAAATGAAAAATTCGAGAATCTGGCACATTGCTGATTGCATAAATCGCCCAAAACAACCTAACTCTAGCACTACAAACATATTCTCTAACATTTCAGATTTTCGACTTGCCTGTCAAGGCCAGGAGGCGCACGACAACCATGTCAAGAAGACAGCAGAGCTTGCCAAGCAACCAACCAGCCCAATGTTAAAGGATTAGTGATGGCTTGATCAGCTTACTTGAAATCGAAGCTTACAGAATCAGGTAACTTTGATCCCCGCCTCCAGGCGAAAGTACTGAAAGTGGTTGATGTTTCTTATGGAGGAGAGGATGGTTTCAATCAGGCTGTTAAGTTGTCGGCGGAGTTTCTGTCCAACGTGAAATTTATACAGGAGCACAACTTGCTAGGAAGACACTTTGAAGAGGTTAACCATGGGCGTAGATGACACGCTAAAGGCTTTGGAGATGGGAGCGATTAACACACTTATTGTAAGGGAAATCTTGACAGCAATAGGCTTGTGTTAAAAGAACTCAAAGACCGATGAGATTGTTGTAAAACATTTCGACAAGGAGCAGGGAAACAATAAGAGCAACTTTCGAGATCCTGGCTGCCAAGGAGATCTAGAGGTTCAGGAGAGGATCTCACTGCTGAAATGGCCTGTTGACGAGCACAAGCGTTTTGGTTGTGATCTTAAGCTTGTCAACAACAAATCACATGAGGGTCGCAGTTCTGTCAAGGTTTTGGAGGCATTGGAGGGTTACTGAATGAATATTTCTAGCCAGCTTACTGAATGAATTATTCACATCTTAATATTCCGGTTCCAGATACAATATTCACACAACAGACACAAGAGGAATCCACAACGAACAACAACAATTGAAAAATTGTTAAGAATTTGACAAGATAAATACACTTACATTTGACATACAGATGGATGAACTTGAAAGCCTTCATAGATGCTACCAGTCTTCCTTGACTATCTTCGATTTCTCGAGAATGAATTTCCCTTCCTTGTACTTCTGTGTTTGCTCATAGGCGCGTTCATACTTCCAACCCAGCACCTCATGGCAGTCGCAGCAGGAGACATCAGCAACCGTGTGCAGACCAGTCATGAGGTGTCTGTCTTCTTTTGGCCCGACTGTAATGTTCATTGCATGTGAAAACAGAAACGCTCAACCATTTCTACCCTATGATTTAATAAAATAGATAGTCGAATCATGTTTCTTGCAATCTACTCATCATACTCAAATCCTGAAGACTATCGTTTATACACACAATAACCATATGAACACAATGCAGAAAATAGAAACTCGCAACCAAACACAAGACAACCACTCGGCTCCTATAGATAACCGAGTACAAATTGAAtcttcatttcattttcaaCATGCAAAAAGGCAAAATCTTTATTCCTCATGTACTCCAAAATTCCAAATGTAGTGAAAAGTAGACACCAAATCATCCCAAAATAAGAACAGAGATTCGAGATTCGTTAGGTAATTGAGTATGAACTGAATCTTCACTTCAAATTAGGAAAAAGCTAAAATTGTATTCCTCATTTACTCCAAATGGCAAATGTGATGAAAAGTAAACACCAATTCATGTCAAAACGAGAACTGATGATCGTTAGTTAATTGAGTATGAACTGAATCTTCATTCAAATTAGGAAAAGTCTAAAATTGTATTCCTCATTTCCTCCAGTGTAGTGAAAAGTAAACACCAATTAATTTCATTGTAAGGACCGGATTTTTATTTACCCAATAAGCATAACGAGAGGCAATCAGAATATCCACAACAACTTGATCAAAGTAAAGTTGTTCACCTGAAAGGCTTTCGAAATGACATCGTCGTGAAGGGCAACATGGTTTCGGCAATTGCAGCAGCTGTACAACCTCGGCCCAACCAATTCCGCCATCGAAAATCGAGATTACTACGAACAAGAACAGACCCCTTAAAGCCAAAATATACAAAATCAAGACCCTCTCCTTACAGAGCATCCAGCAATCAGCGTAACTAAGCAAAGaatcaaaattacaaaaattcaagAGTAACAAAATGCTTACCTTTTTAAACCAAAAGATATTGGTCTATATGATTTTGGATATCAACTAATCTTGTACGCAATTTCCGTTGACAGAACAAAACAGGAGAGTGATTACGTGAAGAATCAAACAACTTAAACCATTGATTAAGAGCAGTAATGGTGATCAGTTAAGCCAATAATTGCACAAAAACCCAACTTCTAAAACCACCACAAGATCAGAAACAAGGTAAAACTAAATCACAATAATTGGAAATGAATCGTGGCTTAAAAATAAAACCCAGAATTTAAAAagtgaaattttgaaactttttcattaattataaAATGGGCAGTGGAGTGATCACCTGAAAATACACAAGATATTGAATACGTGAAGATTAAACGGATGGATTAAGATTGATTAAGAGTTGTACCTGACCAGTGTGCCATGGTgactttagagagagagagagagagagagagagagagtttaatcGTGGTAGCAGTAAAGGAGAGATGCGTCAGTCTTTGGGTGATGGAGtggattctttttctttttttttcacgtaaacatcttatattaattttatataaaaaaagaaagataaaataaagaataTAAGAGAAGGGGAGAAAAGGGGAGAAAAGGGAATGGAAAGATGAGAAGAGAGAATCATACCCCTATGTCTTATGATACGAGGTTATTTTAGGAATGATAGTGGGTGGAGaaatagggttttaattttggGGCACTTTGATTTAGGTCcaaaaaattcaattgttttttaattagatccaattttatttgattttctatTATACATGTTTTGCCCCtcgaaaatatttttttttaaattctttaaatttgaatttttaaaatttgaatcttCAAATACCTTTATCTACCCGTTTTCTAATTAAAATGACATTATTACAAATCTtaaaagtttatcaaaaattaaaagaaacatTGCCAGAGgtagataaaaaataaataaaaa of Malus sylvestris chromosome 6, drMalSylv7.2, whole genome shotgun sequence contains these proteins:
- the LOC126627079 gene encoding protein yippee-like At4g27745, whose translation is MAHWSVISIFDGGIGWAEVVQLLQLPKPCCPSRRCHFESLSVGPKEDRHLMTGLHTVADVSCCDCHEVLGWKYERAYEQTQKYKEGKFILEKSKIVKEDW